The following DNA comes from Rhodohalobacter mucosus.
ATGTAAATAGGATTATGTTCCCTTCCATACCGTCAGCTACAAGAGCCCCATCCACAAGCAGGGATGCTCCGCTGTCGAACTGAACGGTAACACCCGGATCAATGGTAAGTGTGGCCCCCTCTGCCACGCTGATCGTGTTTTGAACCGTTACTGGGCTATCGGCTGTCGTCCAGGTCGTATTGGCTGCGATATCCGTACTGACCGTCAGCTGGGCAAAACTCTGTGCAGACCACACCAACAGAAAACCGAAGAGCAGCAAAATTTTTCTGAACCGCTTTAATTGAAGGCATTCAATAAGGTTCAAATTTATTTTTTTGAGAAATAAAGGGACAGAATTCTCTGATCTTGATTCACTCATCTGTCAATTACCCGCAGTTTGATTATAAATTCAGGCTACTGAGGGTTTCATTCTTCATCCGCCAACAATAATCACAGGTAAACAAGAGAAACCCCGGCCTTTATTGAGGTATGCGGATTTTATCTCACACTCTTGTCATTCAACGGAATATTTTTTTTTGCTTCTTCGGATTTATCCATAAAGATGAGGCAAACTGAAGCTGTTTACCCTTTTAACTCTTTGTGAAGCCAGCCACGGGCTTTGGCCCAGTCGCGGTTCACGGTACTTTCGGAGATACCGAGTACCTCTGAGATCTCATTGATGTTCATTCCACCGAAAAATTTCATCGTTACAACGCTGCTGAGGCGTGAATTCAGTTTTGCAAGCCGGTCGAGAGCTTCATCAATATCCAGAAGTTCGTTCACCATCTGCCTGTCGCGGCTGAACATTTCATCCACATACGTTTTCCTTTCCGGGTTGCCCCCCCTTTTATCGGCGCTCTTTTTTCTCGCATGATCAATAAGTACCTGCCGCATACAGTTGGAAGCAATAGCCAGAAAGTGGCTTTTGTCGTTAAAGCTGATTTCGGACTGGTTCACCATTTTCAGATACGTTTCGTGCACCAATTCGGTCCTGGAGTAGGTAAGATTCGGGTTC
Coding sequences within:
- a CDS encoding ECF-type sigma factor gives rise to the protein MSEKISVLIDKMRDGQDVYDDIYAIVYDELKRMATYKIRQENPNLTYSRTELVHETYLKMVNQSEISFNDKSHFLAIASNCMRQVLIDHARKKSADKRGGNPERKTYVDEMFSRDRQMVNELLDIDEALDRLAKLNSRLSSVVTMKFFGGMNINEISEVLGISESTVNRDWAKARGWLHKELKG